The Sorghum bicolor cultivar BTx623 chromosome 6, Sorghum_bicolor_NCBIv3, whole genome shotgun sequence genome contains the following window.
ACCAGAGAACGCAAGCATGTCAGGCTCAAATCTGTCAATAGATAGGTCATCAGAGTTAGTGTGTACTATATATGAAACCTGAAGTGCtggacaagaaaaaaaaagtgatctAATATCACCTTAGGTGAAGAGCAATGAAGCGCCCACTTTTTTCCCTCATTCTTTGGACAAGCATTTCACCCATTCTGAAGATTGGGTCTGTAAACCTTAGTGCATGATAATTGACTCTACACCTAAGCTTTTGAAGATCAGTCTCTAGCTTATTTGATAATCGGTAGTCAAATTTGGTTAACTGAACAACCTGTGGGTCAACATACAAGAACTGATGTCAGAACTGAGCATTTTTTTCACTGAAAAAAAAATGTCAAACTTAAGGAAACATgtgaaattcaaaaactttaatGCTTACATGCTTCTTTAGAAGAGCAGGCAACACTCGGCTCTCATAGCATTTAGGAGTACACTTTCTAGGAATACGCATCTTATATGGCGAAGGTGGTTTCCCATTCCTGTCAGGTACTTGTCGTACGATCTTTACATCATTCGAGAGTGAGGATATGAATGAATCAACATCAAATATCTCTGCAAAGTCGCTGCAATGCAGAACTAAAGATTAGGACAATGTACTTTGTTGCAACTAACAAGAGAGAGTAATGACTCTGAGGTCTGACCTCGCATCTTTCCAGAAGGATTCTTCATCCAGCTTTGGAATGACAAGTGTTGCATTCAGTATGCGGGCTGCAACGACAGCATCTATGATCTGGAAATCAGATAAGTAGCAGAATTTCCCATTATTTATGGGCGAAAGATTCAGTCAAATGATAAATCGACAAATCATCATTCCAAAACAAATGATGTTGGAAGAGAAGATCTTTTTTTGTTATGATTAATTTATTCTCCTATTGAGAAACGAGGACGTGATCTCACAAACATTCACTAGCTTGCAAAATGGCTAACTTTTCAAAAACATTGAAATAAATCAACATAAACATACTATTTAGATTAGTTATCAAAATTACTTCAGTGTAATTATACTTTTGTATGGGTTATGCTACAGAATTGGAAACATGATAAGATTATTGACGACCCGAGTTGGCAAgcattatttatatttacacATTTCTGACAGTAGGTGTACGCAAGTGCCAACTGGCAGGAAATGAAACACATATACAGTAGCCGCTGAGGGCGCCAGAAAGTAGTTGGAGCATACCAACAAAAGACAGAAATGCACGGGCGCGGTGACGTACGGGGCCGTTCAAAACAAGTGGTTGGCGTATAGGAGTGACtggccaattgccgatcgcaTCAAATAGTAGTTGGATTAAATGACTAGTTGGATTAAATGACACGCTGGACGAGTACAACTGAAGAAAAGCTACAATGGTAGTATGtactcctaggccttgtttacttccaaatttttttgcaaaatagaaataataatattttcgtttgtatttgacaaatattgtccaattatggagtaactaggctcaaaagattcgtctcgtcaatttcgaccaaactgtgcaattagtttttatttttatttatatttaatacttcatacatatatctaaagattcgatgtgacggggaatctgaaaaattttgcaaaatttttgaggaactaaacaaggtcctaGATTAGTACATGCTCCCAATATCTCTAATAATTATCAGGCATAGGCACGGAGAATAAGAATTCAGAGAAACTCTGGATGTACTGGAACCAAGCATAACCTTAAATTTAACCACAGCACAACCAGATagctttggatttttttttaactGATGAATGAGTTGCCCTGACCTGATGCTATACCAGCCAGCACTGTTCATTTGGCAGTTTGTATTGTTCTTACCCCTGTTCGCTGCTGATTCAGTCCGCCGCTGGTCGCGATCATCAAGTAACGGTCCGACTTGGTCACAGCCTCGGCATCTACCGAAccatagagatagagatagaaaAAAAATGTAAGCTTTTATTGGCAGATTGGCACCCAACACACGCGCAACATCAATCAACTCTTCTCCCAGCGGAACGTTAACGTAGACAAAAAGAAATCGCCATATGTTGCGAGGAACGCGTACCGGCGAATTGCTTGGTGGCGTTGCTGCAGCCGAAGAAGTTGCCCGCCGCCTTCGACTCCCAGAGCTGCTCCCCAAGCTTGCTCCCACCGCTCTGCAAACCAACCATCACGAAATTCGGCGAAATGACGGCTCAATCCCCCCCGAGCGGGGAAAGAATGGAACGAACCGAACACGGAATTCTGCACTCACGGGAACAGCGAAATCCACGGCGCCGATTACATTTCTGCGCACCTCCGCTGGCTTGTTCAACTGCTCGGAGAAACAAAAGGGGGGAGAGAGAAGAACAGGAGCCGCGCGTTAAGCAAGGAGGAGGAATGGAGGATGACGAAATCGACGACGAGCCGAGTTTGACCATTGATGAACCGAGGACCCCCGTCGCCCCCGGAATCGTAGGAAGCGTACCAGGAACGGCGGGTTCGGGCGCCGGAAGACACGGGAGCTGCCACTggcaccaccgccaccgccgtcgCTTTGCGGCGGCGACAGGAAGCAGTGGAAcgcgacgacgaggaagagcaaCCCCGCCGCTGCGaacgccgccgcggccggcgcCACGGCGGGCACCACCCACCGGCCGTGGTggtggtgccgccgccgcctcgaccCCATACGCACgtacgcgcgcgcgcgcgcggcgcgcaCGTACGCCGCCGCCTCTGCTGGTCTGGTCCCCGCGCCGGCACTCTTCGCGCACGGGGCCTCCTCTTCTCGACCGACCTCCTCCGCGCCCCCCTCTGATGACTCGAGCGCGCACTTCGCGGCCGCGGGAGAGACGCcaagcggtggcggtggcggaggcGGAACCGGGTGGCGGGCGGGCGGCACTCGGAAATGGGAAGCGAGGCAAGGCAAGTGAACGAGAAGAGCACGAGGCGGCGGGCGAGGCGGGGGCTGTAACTGAGAAAACGCCGGGGTTTCAGGGGGTGGAGTGCAACAAGAAATGGGCCAGCAACTaaataaaaccaaaagaaaaaaaaatacttactgATAAATATCAGAGGAATCTTCGCACGCTAGCAACGGTTTTTCAATATTTAAATTTGCTGCGCCTGCTGGTTTGGGCTATAAAGCGGGATTAACATGCAATTATTAACACTATTATATTgatttcttttgttttctttccGTGGTGAGTCGATCGATCTGGCTTGTTCTGTCGATGTCTCTTATGAGAGGGTGAGTTGGTGGCTAGTGAGTAGCATGATGCGTGTCCAGTAGTGGCTGGTTATTATTAGTCAGTCACACTGGGTAAAGTTTAGGGACGTAACATACAATTACGCAGATTTTTACCGTTGCAAAGATACTACTACTAATTAATCACCAGCCATAGATTTGACTAcgagcatatttaatgtgcagaCCATTTAGTGCTTAATTGCCTTTTCATTGTATCAGATATTGCacgtttttctttttgttcctgTGATCTTTTTCAATATCTTGTGTCACGCAAATGTCAAGGtgtttggggttaagcttgtaCCATCTACTACAGTGGGTGTGGGTGACTGCTGCTGTAGGACGTGTTGGACGTCAATCATGTCACGTCTCATCAAAAAGCCGGAGGTAAATGACACGGATTTTGGACATGTCATCGGTCGGGTCAGGCTTTCTCTCACAGTCAGGAGGGGGAAAATTGCACGAAGGGAACAGTCCATGTGGTGCTGGGTGCGTGTGTGTACTTTGGTTCCGATCCGATCCCAAGAGCAAACCGATCGGTGTGTCGTGCCTGACTCGCTCGCCTTTCCGTGTGCCACACAAAAGGTGTTCTCGAAAGGACTCTGTGCTCCAGCCCAGTTTCATGTGAATGGATTCGTGGAACATACAAGCGGAAATTTTCTACGGACGAACGTACGCCATCATCATTGgctacaaaaaaaaaagggtcTAGCAGCAGTATCCCATTCTCGGGtaataaaaaaaatggaaaaggttgtTTGGGATTCGCATGCAAGATCGCACACATGCATGCTTCAGCCCGTGACAGCTTGCATTAGAGAAACAACCGCGATTCCAGAGGGTCAGAAGTGCAGCCATAGCGTTGTACAAGATGGCTAGATAGATCCAAATAAAGCTCTGTGTCCAATGTACCATTTCACTCGAATATTATTCAGGGCCAATCATTTGAAGATCCTTTTGATATTAAAAGAAAAATCTTAACTAGTACTTGCCACTGCTAGTTTCAAATCTAGGCACATAAACCCTGCGGATATCCGAAGTTTGTTGTTCCTAACTTTCTATAAGAAAAGACATAAGATCATACATTACCGACAGTAAATTTTGAGTTATGTTCAGTGGCGGAGCTCCAAATCATGCGATGCGACCTAATCGGCACAATTGAGCTCGCTCGGGCTACAATAATTAAGCGTTGGGTCCACTATTGGGTTATGTTTATGAGCGTATATTATCGGTCAAATTATTTATTCTGTTGTTCTCTAAAAagtcatgttttttttttcggtAGTGTAATTTGTTCAAGTGTACTATGCATGCTCCCATCACTATTGAGAACAATAGCCTGGAGCGAACGTGACCAGAGAACTAGCTTACAAGATGCGCATGTGACGGCCTGCCCGACGGGCATGGATGGATGCTAGTACTGTGGTGGATGCCGTACTACacgtttttattttacaaaaacaaGGGTCTGATGCACAGAGTGGAGCTAAGAAGGAGCCAACGCTGGGGCGACGGAGACCTCAACAAACTGTGCACGCAAAAGGGCAGCAAATTATGTGCTGAGAGGGTGGATTAGAAGGCAAGTCACCATCAATCATCAACCCAATTTCAACCTGGTCCCGGCCCACCCATATATGAGCTCAATTTTGAGGGTTTCGTCGTCTTCATAATTGGCTTGCCGAAAAATCTGTTTGTTTGCTGTGTCGTGCCCACATTTTAGTTTCATTCATTTGATATGTGCGGTCAAATCTTACGCCGTGTATATTGCAAACAAAACATTAATCTGGCCGTCAAATTGTTTGTAACCAGTctaattttcttttttattaatACAATGATGCACAATTCTTTTAATCTAGTAAGTATTAAAAAAAAGACATGGTTTTTGGGATGAGTCCATGTGCATATGACTTGGAAAATTATGTTGACATCGACCAAGCATTGAGCTAGTTGGATAAAGCATCCAATAAAATTGCACTATTTTGAGTGGCCTCCAGTGAATGGAGAACAAGTCTTGTCAATGACTTCAGGCTTTGAAAGAGCCTTTTCTGATTTGCCTTTTAATTCTTCTAGATTGATGTAGCAAGATATATATACTTCTATATAAATAACTCTAGCATAGTCTTAAGTCAAATTATCTTAATTTTAACCAAatctatataaaaaatattgatGTTATCATACTAAATAAGtataattatattttttatggAATATGTTTTCATCATATATTTATTTAGAGACATAAATATTGACATTGCTTTATTTAAACATAGTTAAAGAAAAGATAGTTTGACTTAGACCAAACTTAGAATTGGATGGAGGTAGTAGAAAATTTGAACAATTATTATTGGTCATAAACACTACTTTTTATCAATGGCATGTGAATATTATATGGGAAAAGGTGATATTCTATATAATACATAATGCCATCCCATCCATGGTTTTTAGTATCTACGACTAAACAACGTAGGAGACATTTTTCCTAAGAGGATTTTAGCTTAATTCTACACCTCCCAATTAAGCTCAATAGCATATGTTCTTCCACAACCAAGATAACAAGGTGACAAAAGCCAATTCTGCCCAAAAAGAGCAATGATGAAATGCCAAGTGGGTGAGCAAAACAAAGGGAAATATAGTGAACATTTATATATCTTTTCCTTctgttgtttctttttttttcttgtgaaGCGAAAGCGAGATGCTAACAACTAAGATTGTGTTTTAACCTAGTACCCTTCGTTCTCTTTTATAAGGTGTGCACCCATATGAGGGTTCAATCTTTAAAATCTTTGACCAATAGGTTGGCTAACAATTTTCAATTATTATAATACAAATTTATGGGAAGCATAAAGTATATAAATGGCTAAAGTATAATTTGGAAACCATGACATATTAAATTGTCTTATAAAAGAGAATGGATTGAGTAGCTACGTAGTTATCAGTTGAAacttgtttagatccattaGCTAATAAGTGGCAAGATTGATTGACTACCTATAATGTCTCTCCCCTCTCTCTATTACTCCTCTAAGCCTTGCCCatctttcttttattttctttctcgcCTAGCCAAATCCACCTCTACAGCTATACCTCCCCTTCTCCATCTGCATAGGACATCGACCTCAAGCTCGGTGCAAGCCCGATGAAGATCCACAGTTGACGCCCTTCGTCCTCCGCTCGCACAGAGCAGCGAGCAAAAGAGATCGACCTTCATGCCCTCAACTACAACCAGACATATAACCAATGTAATATATTTGTGAGGGTTTGTTCTAGCTAGATGATTTTAACTGTTGGATTATGAGCTGTACATAAATGGTTATTGTATACGTACATAATTTGTGAGTTTGCATAGTCGGCGACGTGTAACGACCTAGTCGCCACTCAACTTTTTTTTTGGCACCAGAACAAAGGGGATATTTGGCAAGCGATATTTATAAAAAGGCATATCTGTGCACGTCCACATCGGCATTAACTCAAATAAGCGTAGGTGTGCCAAGGAGGAAAAAATAACCCTACTAGTACAGGTTGCTGCCTCTTTCTGAAACGCCACCGACTGCTCTCTGCTAGTAGAAAATTAGCTAGCAGTATCTCTTTTTTCCCCCTCAAATtaaagaaaagaaacaaaacacttttgttttcttttggaTATGAGTGGAAAACGCATCATTGTTTTGCCACTACTACACCGTACCACACAGCTGGTCTCCCAATAACAGAGAGAAATGGGCGAAGAATCAATCTGCCTCCACGGCAGCACGACCAAGGAACAAGCGTATCTTCGCTCAGCAGCCAAATCGGCCGACCACCAGGACCGTGTCAGTCAGGCATCCGGCGGTTACGTGCAACTGGGACAAAGTTGCCACGCAGAGCAGAGGCTGCCagcctgcaggctgcagcagTGCAACACCGATGCAGAACAGCACAAGCACAAGTCCCTGCTCCCATCGCCGCCATTTTCTAAAGACGCCCACGGCGACGGCGATCCCTCCCGCAGCTGACCGACACCTTGGCCGGTTATACTATGGAGTAGCTTTCAGATAGTTTAATCTTTGGGCGATAACTGCTTCCTGCACGTCTCTCCAGAAAACGAACCCACGCATGGCAATTGGCACTTTGGCAGTGCACCAGCGAACTCCATGTCCTCGACCAATCTGCCAAGCTCCATCCCGCTGACACCTAGCAGTGGCGCAAGCATCGTCACCTAATCGATCCAATAATCTAACCCTTGAACTTGAAGATATTATAGCAGTGTCACAAGCAGGGGGCCCAACACACAGGCACAACATGCTACAAGcagtaaacaaggccagagaAAGCAGCATGGATATATAGTATATATGGTTAATAACTGACTAAACAAAGAAACGGGATCAGATGCTTtaggctagctagctagctaagcCAACCCTGCATCGATCTTTATTAGTAGAACGTGACGGCCGGACTCGCCCCCCTTTGCATGCCTTTTTCTTTCATCGTGCCCACCATCGCTTTCGTTCATCCACCGGCTGTGTGGGCCAAACGCTGCCTACCGACtcccatttaggccttgtttacttcccgaaATGAAAAttttcgtgacactgtagcactttcgtttatttgtggtaattattgtccaaccatagactaactaggctcaaaagattcgtctcgtcaatttcgaccaaactgtgcaattagtttttattttcatttatatttaatactctatgcatgtgtctaaagattcgatgtgacggggaattttgaaaaattttgcgtttctgggtggaagtaaacaaggccttatatatCTTTTTTGGGGGACAAAAAATAAAATGACTGTCTGTCagtgtatatatattattggaGTAGTATTAGGAAAGCAATTAGGTGTGATCCGATCAAAGAGTCAGGTCAGGTCAGGCTCCGCCCCATAATAATTGAACCGGCTCCGATCGACTGGAAGCAAAGCTAGTACGTGTATTAGTCGCACCCCTTTAGTTGTTGGAGCAGATAAGAAGGGTCGAGAGCTAGCGTCGCAATCAGGCACGTACTGATGGCATCCCTGAAGAGCTGGATTTGCCGGTACCTAGCTATCAGTAAGCGCCGGGCCGGCTCCAATAATTCAGTACGTCCAGCACCGGGAGGGACAAGATGTTTCAGTTTATTTGTCAAATTTATCAGCTATTCAGTGGTATTTTTCTTACTGCGTGAGCTGCTTAATTGCGTGCTGCCGTGCTCTGCTACACTACCCATAATTCCCATTTGTCGCTTTGACAGTTTGGTGATTTGATCGCGGGAGGAGCGGGTGACCTGGGAGCACATGGCAAGACGAGAGAGGAGAGCTAGGGTCAGAAGGGATTTCAGACACTGATCGCGACGGGGTTAGTTTACGTCGGAGACGATTAGGAGCACATGCTGGGGCAGTCGCATGGGCCATTAGAAAAAGCCCTGTTGG
Protein-coding sequences here:
- the LOC8057578 gene encoding uncharacterized protein At1g04910 isoform X1 → MGSRRRRHHHHGRWVVPAVAPAAAAFAAAGLLFLVVAFHCFLSPPQSDGGGGGASGSSRVFRRPNPPFLLNKPAEVRRNVIGAVDFAVPSGGSKLGEQLWESKAAGNFFGCSNATKQFADAEAVTKSDRYLMIATSGGLNQQRTGIIDAVVAARILNATLVIPKLDEESFWKDASDFAEIFDVDSFISSLSNDVKIVRQVPDRNGKPPSPYKMRIPRKCTPKCYESRVLPALLKKHVVQLTKFDYRLSNKLETDLQKLRCRVNYHALRFTDPIFRMGEMLVQRMREKSGRFIALHLRFEPDMLAFSGCYYGGGDIERRELGEIRKRWKTLHASNPDRERRHGKCPLTPEEVGLMLRALGFGKDVHLYVASGDVYGGEETLAPLKALFPNFHSKETLANKELAPFLPYSSRMAALDFIVCDRSDVFVTNNNGNMARMLAGRRRYFGHKRTIRPNTKKLYSLFLNRTSMSWDTFASKVQTFQKGFMGEPNEIKLGRGEFHEHPADCICAKSKGKTGQSRPHLVKGAGEAVESHSIDGELDWKDLDYGEHTPLGRDSSNETESDDIRVGGSDIPELEDMMSD